In Rhinoraja longicauda isolate Sanriku21f chromosome 38, sRhiLon1.1, whole genome shotgun sequence, the following are encoded in one genomic region:
- the LOC144610839 gene encoding nuclear receptor ROR-alpha A-like isoform X2, whose protein sequence is MHVLCSAMKAQIEIIPCKICGDKSSGIHYGVITCEGCKGFFRRSQQSNATYSCPRQKNCLIDRTSRNRCQHCRLQKCVTVGMSRDAVKFGRMSKKQRDSLYAEVQKHRLQQQQQQQQQQREQSQPPGEAEPLSPPYSGLAELNNDLSNLYVDGQATEVGKADPPINNLYLDIQPSPDQSGLDINGIKQEPICEYASGPDFFPYCSFTDGETSPTASMAELEHLAQNIAKSHIETCQYLQEELQQLMWQTYVREELDIYLNKPREVMWQLCAIKITEAIQYVVEFAKRIDGFMELCQNDQIVLLKAGSLEVVFVRMCRAFDSQNNTVYFDGKFAGPDVFKSLGCDDLINSVFETGKSLCGLHLVEDEIALFSAYVLISADRLWLQEKLKVEKLQQRIQLALQHLLQKHHREDGVLTKLLSKVTTLRALCNRHTEKLSSFKAIHPDIVRVHFPPLYKELFGSEFEQMMPADG, encoded by the exons cTCAAATTGAAATCATCCCGTGCAAGATCTGTGGAGATAAATCATCAGGAATCCATTACGGAGTCATCACCTGCGAAGGCTGCAAG GGGTTCTTCCGGAGAAGCCAACAGAGCAATGCCACCTACTCGTGCCCGCGGCAGAAGAACTGTCTGATTGATCGAACGAGCCGCAATCGGTGCCAGCACTGCCGGTTACAGAAGTGTGTGACGGTGGGAATGTCTCGCGATG CTGTCAAGTTTGGCCGCATGAGCAAGAAGCAGCGAGACAGCCTGTACGCAGAGGTGCAGAAGCATcggctgcagcagcagcagcagcagcagcagcagcagagggaGCAGTCGCAGCCTCCCGGagaggcagagcccctcagcccACCCTACAGCGGCCTGGCAGAACTCAACAACGACCTCAGCAACCTGTACGTGGACGGGCAGGCAACCGAGGTGGGCAAGGCAGACCCGCCGATCAACAACCTCTACCTGGACATTCAGCCCTCTCCGGACCAGTCCGGTCTAGACATCAACGGCATTAAGCAGGAGCCCATTTGTGAATATGCATCAGGACCGGACTTCTTCCCCTACTGTTCCTTTACAGATGGGGAAACCTCTCCAACTGCCTCAATGGCAGAGCTAG AGCACCTTGCACAGAACATTGCCAAGTCACACATTGAGACCTGCCAGTACCTCCAGGAGGAGCTGCAGCAACTGATGTGGCAAACCTACGTGCGGGAGGAGCTGGACATCTATCTCAACAAG CCCAGGGAGGTGATGTGGCAGTTGTGCGCTATCAAGATCACAGAGGCGATTCAATATGTGGTGGAGTTTGCCAAACGCATTGATGGATTCATGGAACTGTGTCAAAACGATCAGATCGTACTTCTGAAAGCAG GTTCTTTAGAAGTTGTGTTCGTCCGAATGTGTCGAGCTTTCGACTCCCAGAACAACACCGTGTATTTTGACGGGAAGTTCGCCGGTCCAGATGTCTTCAAATCACTAG GTTGTGATGACTTGATCAACTCcgtctttgaaactggcaaaagtCTGTGTGGGCTGCACTTGGTGGAGGATGAGATTGCCTTGTTTTCTGCTTACGTGTTGATCTCGGCTG ACCGCCTGTGGCTGCAGGAGAAACTTAAAGTGGAGAAGCTGCAGCAGAGGATCCAGCTGGCACTTCAACACCTGCTGCAGAAGCACCACCGAGAGGATGGCGTTCTGACCAAG CTCCTATCTAAAGTGACTACATTACGAGCACTGTGCAATCGCCACACGGAGAAGCTCTCCTCGTTTAAAGCAATACACCCCGACATCGTGCGCGTGCACTTCCCACCGCTGTACAAGGAGCTGTTCGGCTCCGAGTTTGAGCAGATGATGCCAGCAGACGGTTAA
- the LOC144610839 gene encoding nuclear receptor ROR-alpha-like isoform X1, with protein sequence MEVCGTLTKGISVTKKTHTSQIEIIPCKICGDKSSGIHYGVITCEGCKGFFRRSQQSNATYSCPRQKNCLIDRTSRNRCQHCRLQKCVTVGMSRDAVKFGRMSKKQRDSLYAEVQKHRLQQQQQQQQQQREQSQPPGEAEPLSPPYSGLAELNNDLSNLYVDGQATEVGKADPPINNLYLDIQPSPDQSGLDINGIKQEPICEYASGPDFFPYCSFTDGETSPTASMAELEHLAQNIAKSHIETCQYLQEELQQLMWQTYVREELDIYLNKPREVMWQLCAIKITEAIQYVVEFAKRIDGFMELCQNDQIVLLKAGSLEVVFVRMCRAFDSQNNTVYFDGKFAGPDVFKSLGCDDLINSVFETGKSLCGLHLVEDEIALFSAYVLISADRLWLQEKLKVEKLQQRIQLALQHLLQKHHREDGVLTKLLSKVTTLRALCNRHTEKLSSFKAIHPDIVRVHFPPLYKELFGSEFEQMMPADG encoded by the exons cTCAAATTGAAATCATCCCGTGCAAGATCTGTGGAGATAAATCATCAGGAATCCATTACGGAGTCATCACCTGCGAAGGCTGCAAG GGGTTCTTCCGGAGAAGCCAACAGAGCAATGCCACCTACTCGTGCCCGCGGCAGAAGAACTGTCTGATTGATCGAACGAGCCGCAATCGGTGCCAGCACTGCCGGTTACAGAAGTGTGTGACGGTGGGAATGTCTCGCGATG CTGTCAAGTTTGGCCGCATGAGCAAGAAGCAGCGAGACAGCCTGTACGCAGAGGTGCAGAAGCATcggctgcagcagcagcagcagcagcagcagcagcagagggaGCAGTCGCAGCCTCCCGGagaggcagagcccctcagcccACCCTACAGCGGCCTGGCAGAACTCAACAACGACCTCAGCAACCTGTACGTGGACGGGCAGGCAACCGAGGTGGGCAAGGCAGACCCGCCGATCAACAACCTCTACCTGGACATTCAGCCCTCTCCGGACCAGTCCGGTCTAGACATCAACGGCATTAAGCAGGAGCCCATTTGTGAATATGCATCAGGACCGGACTTCTTCCCCTACTGTTCCTTTACAGATGGGGAAACCTCTCCAACTGCCTCAATGGCAGAGCTAG AGCACCTTGCACAGAACATTGCCAAGTCACACATTGAGACCTGCCAGTACCTCCAGGAGGAGCTGCAGCAACTGATGTGGCAAACCTACGTGCGGGAGGAGCTGGACATCTATCTCAACAAG CCCAGGGAGGTGATGTGGCAGTTGTGCGCTATCAAGATCACAGAGGCGATTCAATATGTGGTGGAGTTTGCCAAACGCATTGATGGATTCATGGAACTGTGTCAAAACGATCAGATCGTACTTCTGAAAGCAG GTTCTTTAGAAGTTGTGTTCGTCCGAATGTGTCGAGCTTTCGACTCCCAGAACAACACCGTGTATTTTGACGGGAAGTTCGCCGGTCCAGATGTCTTCAAATCACTAG GTTGTGATGACTTGATCAACTCcgtctttgaaactggcaaaagtCTGTGTGGGCTGCACTTGGTGGAGGATGAGATTGCCTTGTTTTCTGCTTACGTGTTGATCTCGGCTG ACCGCCTGTGGCTGCAGGAGAAACTTAAAGTGGAGAAGCTGCAGCAGAGGATCCAGCTGGCACTTCAACACCTGCTGCAGAAGCACCACCGAGAGGATGGCGTTCTGACCAAG CTCCTATCTAAAGTGACTACATTACGAGCACTGTGCAATCGCCACACGGAGAAGCTCTCCTCGTTTAAAGCAATACACCCCGACATCGTGCGCGTGCACTTCCCACCGCTGTACAAGGAGCTGTTCGGCTCCGAGTTTGAGCAGATGATGCCAGCAGACGGTTAA